Proteins from one Plectropomus leopardus isolate mb unplaced genomic scaffold, YSFRI_Pleo_2.0 unplaced_scaffold6491, whole genome shotgun sequence genomic window:
- the LOC121939879 gene encoding deoxynucleoside triphosphate triphosphohydrolase SAMHD1-like, with the protein MTEQNKVFNDPIHGHMELHPLLVKIIDTPQFQRLRNIKQLGAAYRVFPGASHNRFEHSIGVAHLAGELVKALKTRQPELDITDEDVLCVQIAGLCHDLGHGPFSHLYDGKFIAKARPEMEWK; encoded by the exons ATGACTGAGCAAAACAAG GTGTTTAATGATCCCATCCACGGGCATATGGAGTTACACCCACTTCTGGTCAAAATCATTGACACACCTCAGTTCCAGAGACTACGAAACATCAAGCAGCTTGGAGCGGCCTACCGTGTTTTCCCTGGAGCATCCCACAACCGCTTTGAACACTCGATCGG GGTGGCGCACTTAGCAGGAGAACTTGTAAAAGCTCTGAAGACGAGGCAGCCAGAGCTCGACATCACTGATGAAGACGTCCTTTGTGTACAGATTGCTGGACTTTGCCATGACCTGG GGCATGGGCCCTTTTCCCATCTGTATGATGGAAAGTTCATCGCCAAAGCACGTCCAGAAATGGAGTGGAAG